The nucleotide sequence TCCGTAAGGCTCATACTTATAGCGGACTCTAGGGTAGCGATGCTAAGGATCTTCCTTCCATTCTCATTAATATGAAGGATCCTTCCGCTCGAATCACAAATTAACAAAATATCGGGCATACTTTCTTGTCTTTGAACAATTTCTTTAACGTTTTCCAAACTTAGGTCCATCCGATTCGTTTTGTATCTAAAGAAACCGCTCGATTCTCTTCGAAAAGATTTCTCTTTTATTCAATAACTTAAGACATGTATTTTTAAAAAAATCCTACAAAGCATTCCTAGAATACTAAGAAGAAGCTTAACTGTTAACTGAAGCTCCTCACAGCTTCGCGGGATTATGTACACTTGATCATAAAAATTCCCCAAGTTAATTGTTGCAAAAGAAAGGCAAACTCATCCTAAGCCTGTGTATCGATCTCTACAAGGCTCCTAATTCCAAAGGATTATTTTTTTACAGAGCCATTATGGCCGGGTCTAAACTGCCTATCCTAAAGGGTTCCGGACTCTTGAAACCCGAAACTAAATACTGATTGATGACTAAAGCTTTAGTACGAATTATAAAGTTATGAGCGATCTGAAACTTGTAATTGGAAATAAAAACATCTCCTCCTGGTCTTTCCGCCCCTGGATCCTACTCACTCAATTCGAAATTCCATTCGAAGAGATCTCCTTAAAACTATTTACACCCGAATATGCGGCCATAATCGATAAGTACTCTCCTTCTAAAAAAGTGCCTGTGCTCAACGACGGAAACCTAAGAGTTTGGGACAGTCTCAGCATTGCGGAATATTTGGCAGAAAAATATGCGGATAAACAACTCTGGCCCCAAGATAAGATCGCAAGAGCCATGGCAAGATCCGTAACGGCAGAAATGCATTCCGGATTCACTGGACTAAGATCCAATCTAAGCATGAATTTTCATGGAAGAAAGTCGGACTTTTCCCCTCCGGAAGATGCAAAGAAGGATATAGATAGGATCCAATCTCTCTGGGAAGAATGTTTGAGCTCCTACGGCGGGCCATTTCTATTCGGTAAAAACTTTTGCATAGCGGATGCGTTCTACGCCCCGGTAGTTTCCAGATTCATAACCTACGGAGTAAAGCTGAGTCCTAAAGCTAGTGAGTATGTACAAACTATTTCCAATTTACCTTCCTACAAATCCTGGGGAGAAGGTGCTAAACTAGAGATCGCCTAAGGTCCTTGTGGGACCTTGAATAAATACAATCATATTTTTGCTTGTTTTTTGATTAGTATTTTTTAGAATTCCAAGTTATGAATTCTAAAAAAAGAGGTACGGAAGAATTACCTCCCAGCAGATTCGATAAGATCCAAAGAGAAGTCTGGCGAGAAGATAGGATAGATCTGGAGGAGGAGTCATCCCCTTCTACCCAATTCTTTTGGGAAAACTCCAAATCAGTTCTCACTCACAACAAATCTCCGGATATTCCATTCGATTCGAGTATCAATCCATACAGAGGTTGCGAGCATGGATGTATTTATTGTTTCGCAAGACCGAATCATTCTTATGTGGATCTTTCACCTGGGCTGGACTTTGAAACGAAAATATTCGTGAAAAAAGAGCCCGCCAAACTTCTAGCGGAAGAATTAAGAAAGAAAAGGCAAGCTCTCGCACCTATCACAATTGGGACTGCCACGGATCCTTACCAACCGGGGGAAAGGATCTATAAGAACACCAGATCTTTGTTAGAGGTGTTGTTGGAATTCAAACAGCCGGCTGCTATCATCACCAAGTCATCCCTCATACAAAGGGATACGGACATTCTTACCGAAATGGGAAAATTAGGAATATTGAAAGTGTTTCTTTCGATCACTACTTTGGATAAGGAGCTTTGGTCCAAGTTAGAACCTAGAGCCCCGGCTCCCGCAAGAAGAATTGAAACTCTGCGTAAATTGACTGATGCTGGAATTCCAACAGGAGTATTATTCGCCCCTGTGATCCCTTTTATCAATGATTTTGAAATGGAAAATTTATTGGAACAGGCATCTTTATCGGGTGCGGAATCCGCAGGAATGGTATTTGTCCGATTGCCGCTCGAAGTAGCACCTCTATTCGAAGAATGGCTTACTAGACATTTTCCTCTTAAAAAAGAAAAAGTCCTAAAAGTAATCTCAGAAGCCAGAGGAGGAAATTTATACAAAGCAACCTGGGGAGAAAGAATGAGAGGGAAGGGAAATTATGCGGAGCTTCTCCAAAAACGATTTTCGATCTCTATTAAAAGATTCGGGCTTACAAAAAGAAGAGAATTAAGGACCGACGTGTTTGCGGTACCTTCTCGTTATCTTATGAAAAAGAAAAAACACGAGGAATTCCTACCTGGACTCTTCCCGGAATAAGGACCAAAATGTATATTTCAGCCATTACGTTCGTTCGAAATAGTAGAAAGAAAGGATCGATCGGATAGAAATTTCCTTCCCCATTTTTCAGACAGATCGGATATTTACCGAATGAATTGGGAACAAAACTACCATCTGGAAGACGGAACCTTTGTAGGAGCAGGCGACGTATCCATCTATTATAGAGCCTACCGAGCAAAAGAAGCAGCCAATCCTAAGACCTTAGTGGTCCATCACGGGATTGGAGAACACGGAAAAAGATACGACAATTTACTCGAAGCGCTTTCCGGAAAAGGATATAATGTTTATCTAATTGATGCAAGAGGTCACGGAAAATCCGGAGGAAGCAGAGGAGTAGTCACTCATTTTAACCAATTTTTAGCGGACCTGGATAGACTAATCGGCATCGCAAAACAAAAAGAAGGGGTCAAACAAGTCACTCTGATGGGACATTCCATGGGAGCATTGATCTCTTTATTCTACGCGGGAGAACCTTCTCACCAGGCAAACTTAGATAGGCTCGTACTCAGCGGATTACCTATCGCGGTAAAAACGGACTTGGTTATGAATATTAAAAAAGGTGCAGGAAGTTTACTCGCAGGAGCATTCCCCACTCTAACTGTTCCAACCGGATTAGATGTAAACGCATTATCCAGGGACAAATCCGTT is from Leptospira sp. WS58.C1 and encodes:
- a CDS encoding glutathione S-transferase family protein, translating into MSDLKLVIGNKNISSWSFRPWILLTQFEIPFEEISLKLFTPEYAAIIDKYSPSKKVPVLNDGNLRVWDSLSIAEYLAEKYADKQLWPQDKIARAMARSVTAEMHSGFTGLRSNLSMNFHGRKSDFSPPEDAKKDIDRIQSLWEECLSSYGGPFLFGKNFCIADAFYAPVVSRFITYGVKLSPKASEYVQTISNLPSYKSWGEGAKLEIA
- a CDS encoding PA0069 family radical SAM protein, whose product is MNSKKRGTEELPPSRFDKIQREVWREDRIDLEEESSPSTQFFWENSKSVLTHNKSPDIPFDSSINPYRGCEHGCIYCFARPNHSYVDLSPGLDFETKIFVKKEPAKLLAEELRKKRQALAPITIGTATDPYQPGERIYKNTRSLLEVLLEFKQPAAIITKSSLIQRDTDILTEMGKLGILKVFLSITTLDKELWSKLEPRAPAPARRIETLRKLTDAGIPTGVLFAPVIPFINDFEMENLLEQASLSGAESAGMVFVRLPLEVAPLFEEWLTRHFPLKKEKVLKVISEARGGNLYKATWGERMRGKGNYAELLQKRFSISIKRFGLTKRRELRTDVFAVPSRYLMKKKKHEEFLPGLFPE
- a CDS encoding alpha/beta hydrolase, translating into MNWEQNYHLEDGTFVGAGDVSIYYRAYRAKEAANPKTLVVHHGIGEHGKRYDNLLEALSGKGYNVYLIDARGHGKSGGSRGVVTHFNQFLADLDRLIGIAKQKEGVKQVTLMGHSMGALISLFYAGEPSHQANLDRLVLSGLPIAVKTDLVMNIKKGAGSLLAGAFPTLTVPTGLDVNALSRDKSVVEAYKKDPLVHGSVGAYLGDFLLNSKEKALEKAARINFPVYLFHGKEDSIALSVGTEEAFKVIPSSDKTMKIYDGLYHETMNELPEDKAKVLSDLVNWLQTH